The following coding sequences lie in one Mesorhizobium sp. DCY119 genomic window:
- a CDS encoding DUF2852 domain-containing protein — translation MNTTALIRPAWTPATIALMVIGFMVFWPLGLAMLAYIIWGDRLEGFKRDVNRATDGIFAGCRRGSDKAARWGKGSYTPTGNVAFDDWREKELERLAEERRKLDETLAQFDDYARELRRAKDQEEFDRFMANRNKSTAPTTTKRGGKSGLLDEA, via the coding sequence ATGAACACGACTGCACTGATCCGTCCGGCATGGACGCCGGCAACCATCGCGTTGATGGTGATCGGCTTCATGGTGTTCTGGCCGCTTGGCCTCGCCATGCTTGCCTACATCATCTGGGGCGATCGGCTTGAAGGCTTCAAGCGCGACGTAAACCGCGCAACCGACGGCATCTTCGCCGGCTGCCGCCGCGGCTCCGACAAGGCTGCCCGCTGGGGCAAGGGCTCCTACACGCCCACCGGCAACGTCGCCTTCGACGACTGGCGCGAGAAGGAACTCGAGCGCCTTGCCGAAGAGCGCCGCAAACTCGACGAGACGCTGGCCCAGTTCGACGACTATGCCCGCGAACTGCGCCGCGCCAAGGACCAGGAAGAATTCGACCGCTTCATGGCCAACCGCAACAAGTCGACCGCGCCGACGACCACCAAGCGTGGCGGCAAGTCCGGCCTGCTTGATGAAGCATAA